Below is a genomic region from Azospirillum sp. B510.
GGGATAATAGGGAATGCGGTGCGGACCGACCCTCTGGACTGGTCCAATGCCGCGGCTGCCCCCGCAACTGTGTGCGGCGAGCGTCCTGTCCATTATGCCACTGGTCCTTGACGGCCGGGAAGGCGGACGGCGATGCGGCGACCCGCGAGCCAGGAAACCTGCCGCCGGACGCATCAATTTTTCCCAACCCCGCCGGGTGTGGCGGGAGAACAAGGATATCGGTCCATGACCACGCGTTCGCTTCACACCGCAACCGGTTCCGCGACCCGTAGCGCCGCCCAGACCGCGGTCGCCGCCTTCGCCGCCATCCTGCTCGGCAGCTTCCTGCTGTACGGCGTCGGCTTCGCCCAGCCGCAGCAGATCCATGACGCGGCCCACGACACCCGTCATTCCTTCGCGTTCCCCTGCCACTAAGCCAGGGTCATGGAACTGATCCGGCGGCTGTTCACAGCCGCACTGGTCGCGGGCGTGCTCTCCGGCACGGCCGCGTCCGTCGTTCAGCAGGCGACCACCGTCCCGCTGATCCTCGAAGCCGAGAAATACGAGGTGGTGACCCCGCCTCCGGCCACGACGGCTACGGCCACTGCCGCCGCCCCGGCCGCCAGCCCTGCCGCCAGCCCTGCCGATGGCCACCAGCATGGTCCGGTGCGCCAGATCGGCGAAGGCGTGCCGACCTCGCTGGACGAGGCGATCCAGCGCATCGGCCTGACCATCGTCGCCGACCTGATCACCGGCGTCGCCTATGCGCTTTTGTTGGGGGCCGCGATCCTGCTGGCCGGCCGGCCTGTCGATGCGCGGCGCGGGCTGGTATGGGGCATGGGGGGCTTCGTCGCCGTCTCGCTGGCGCCCTCCTTCGGCCTGGCCCCGGAACTGCCGGGCATGGCCGGGGCGGAACTGGAGCTGCGCCAGCTCTGGTGGCTGTCCGCCGCCGCCGGAGCCGGCGTCTGCCTGCTGGCCTTCGCCTTCGCCCGCAACCGTCTGGTCATCGCCGTCGCCGTTCTGGCCGCGGCATTGCCCCACCTGATCGGCGCCCCGCATCCGGAAAGCGCCGAGGGTGCGGTTCCGCCGGAACTGGCCGCCCGCTTCGTCGCCGCCTCTCTCGGCGGGGCCGCGCTGTTCTGGGCGATCCTGGGCTCGGCCTGCGGCTGGCTGATGAGCGCTCTCGTCGGCGAGGCCGAATCCCGCCCGGCCCTGCGGGCCCAGCCCGGCGCGCGCTAAGGAGGCGCACTCCATGTCCGCTCTTGCGAAAACGGCCGCCGGCAAGGTGCCGGCGACCGTCATCACCGGCTTCCTCGGCGCCGGAAAGACCACGTTGATCCGCAGCCTGCTGGAAAAGGCCGATGGCCGCCGGCTGGCGCTGATCATCAACGAGTTCGGCGATGTCGGCATCGACGGCGACATCCTGCGCGCCTGCGGCAACCCGACCTGCACCGAGGACGACGTGATCGAGCTGGCGAACGGCTGCCTGTGCTGCACCGTCGCCGACGACTTCGTCCCGGCCATCGAGAAGCTGCTGGCCCGGCCGGAGCCGCCCGAGCATATCGTGATCGAGACCAGCGGTCTGGCCCTGCCCAAGCCGCTGGTCCAGGCCTTCCACTGGCCGGCGATCAAGACGCGGGTCACGGTGGACGGCGTCATCGCCGTGGTTGACGCCGCCGCCGCCGCGGAAGGCCGCTTCGCCCCCGATCCCGCCGCGCTGGAGGCCCAGC
It encodes:
- a CDS encoding CbtB domain-containing protein, whose amino-acid sequence is MTTRSLHTATGSATRSAAQTAVAAFAAILLGSFLLYGVGFAQPQQIHDAAHDTRHSFAFPCH
- a CDS encoding CbtA family protein is translated as MELIRRLFTAALVAGVLSGTAASVVQQATTVPLILEAEKYEVVTPPPATTATATAAAPAASPAASPADGHQHGPVRQIGEGVPTSLDEAIQRIGLTIVADLITGVAYALLLGAAILLAGRPVDARRGLVWGMGGFVAVSLAPSFGLAPELPGMAGAELELRQLWWLSAAAGAGVCLLAFAFARNRLVIAVAVLAAALPHLIGAPHPESAEGAVPPELAARFVAASLGGAALFWAILGSACGWLMSALVGEAESRPALRAQPGAR